The DNA region CGCGCCAGGAGATGGCGGCGATCGATCCCTATGCGGTGCGGGCGCGCGCGCTGGACGAGGCGCTGACCTTGCCGGAATTGGGGCGTGCGCTGTTCCACCTCAACCAGCGGCGCGGCTTCAAGTCCAACCGCAAGGCCGATCGCAAGGCGGACGACGATGCCGGCAAGATCGCCGTCGGCATCGACCGCACGCGTGACGCCATTGCTGAGGACGAAGCCGAAGCGGGGGCAGAACCGGGTAGCTGGACCTATGGCAAGTGGCTGTATGAGCGTCGTCTGGCGGGCAAAAGCGTCCGCACGCGACTGCGCCCGGAAAGCGGCGAAGGCGTCAAGGGCGATGGCTATGACTTCTACCCCGGCCGCGCGCTGATGGAGGAGGAATTCGACGCCATCTGGGAAGCGCAGGCGCCGCACCACCCCGCCGTGCTGACCGATGCGGTTTACAAACGGCTGCGCGAGATCATCTTCTACCAACGTCCTTTGAAAGCGCCGCGGATCGGCATGTGTACGCTGATCGCGGGCGACCCGCGCCTGCCCAAGGCGCATCCGCTGTTCCAGCGCCGCCGCCTTCTGGAGGAACTGAACGCCCTGATGATCGTGCGCCCCGGCGAAGTCGCGCAGCGGTTGACGCATGAGGAGCGGGATATCCTTTTCCTGAAACTCAAGGACAAGGGCAAGGTCAGTTTCGAAAGCCTGCGCAAGACGTTGAAGCTGGATCCCGACGCGCGCTTCAACAAGGAAAGCGAAAATCGCACCGACCTGAAAGGCGATGAGGTGGCGGCCGCGATGGGGGCAAAGACGCGCTTCGGCAATCGCTGGGTGCATCTGTCCGTGGAAGCGCAATGGGATGTGATCGCGCGGATCGGCGAAGTCGAAAGCGATGCGGAAGACGCGGCGTTCCGCACTTGGCTAAGCGAAACCTATGATCTGACGACGGAGCAGGCCCGCGCCGTCCTCAACGCGCCATTGCCGCAGGGCTATGGCCGTTTCGGGCTGACCGCGACCAGCAGGCTGATCGACGCCCTGCGCGATGGCGAAAAGGACGGGCGCGTGCTGGTCTATAGCGAGGCCGTCACGGCAGCGGGCCTGGGCCACCATAGCGACCTGCGTACCGGGGAAATCTTCGAGGACGACGAGGGACGCCCGCAGCTCCCCTATTATGGCGTCGCGCTGGAGCGGCACATCATGCCAGGCACGGGAGATCCATCCCATTCGGATGAAATGCGCGTCGGCCGCCTGACCAACCCGACCGTGCATATCGGACTCAACCAGCTACGCCGCATCGTCAACCGCCTGATCCGCGCCTATGGCCCGCCCGCGGAAATCGCGATCGAACTGGCGCGCGAACTTAAGCTGACCGATGAGGATAAGAAACGGATCAACCGGGAGAATAATGACAACCGGCTGGCGGCGGAGCGGCGGTCGGAGAAGCTGTTGGCCATCGGGCAGGCCGATAGCGGGGCGAACCGCGCGCTGCTCAAGCTGTGGGAAGAACTGAACCCTGCAAATGTGCTGGACCGGCGCTGCATCTATAGCGGGCAGCAGATTTCGATCGAGATGCTATTTTCCGCAGCGATCGAGGTGGATCATATCCTGCCTTTCACCGCCACGCTGGACGACAGCAATGGCAACAAGATTTTGTGTATGCGCGAAGCCAATCGCGAAAAGCGCAAACGATCCCCTTATGAGGCGTGGGGCCATACCGCCCGTTGGGAAGAGATCGCCGCTCGGGCCGCGCAGTTGCCCAAGAATAAACGCTGGCGTTTCGAACCCGACGCGATGGAGAAGTTCAAGGATGAAAGCGGCTTTCAGGCCCGGCATCTGGTCGATACCCAATATCTCGCCCGGCTGTCGCGCGAATATCTGGGCACGCTCTACCCCGATAAGGGCGAAGGCAGCGGGCATATCTGGGTGTCGCCGGGGCGGCTGACCGAAATGGTACGGCGCAAGCTGGGCCTCAACGACCTGTTGCCCGATCATAATTTCGGTGGCGGCGCGGACCAGGCGAAGAACCGGCTCGACCATCGCCACCATGCCATCGACGCGGTGGTGGTGGCGATCGTCGATCGCGGGATGCTGAACGCGATTGCGCGCGTTTCCGGTCAGGAGGGTGCCGAAGGGCGCGAGCGGATCAAGATTCCCGATCCTTGGGAAGGATTCCGCGACCATCTGCGCACCGCGGTCAACGCCATCACCGTCAGCCACCGGACCGATCATGGCACGGCGTCCAAGGCCGGCCTGCCCAAGGGTCAGGATGCGACGGCGGGACGCCTGCATAACGATACCGCTTATGGCTTCACCGGCGAAACCGACGCCAAGGGCAACAGCATCGTCGTGCGTCGCGTACCGCTGACCAGCTTCAAGAAATTGTCCGACCTGGATCGCGTCCGCGATGCCGACCTGAAGGCTGCGCTCTACCAGCATCTCGACGGCCTGGAGGGCAAGGCGTTCGAAAAGGCGATCGGGGAATTTGGCGTGCGCGAATGGCACCCTTATGGCGGCGTTCGCCGCGTTCGCGTGGTCGAGCCTTTGACCGTCATCCCGATCCGTGACCGGAATGGACATATCTATAAGGGATATAAGGGCGATTCCAATTATCGTTACGACGTGTGGGAATTACCGGATGGGAAGTGGGTGGCGAATTGGCGGGATCAGGACGGACAGGCGATGTCCAGCGTCGTGTCCATGTTCGATGCCCATCAGGGCGCCGAACTGCCCCGACCCCATCCGGCGGCGCGCAAGGTGTTGAGTCTGCACCAGAATGACCTGCTGGCGATCGAGCGCGAGGGGGAGGCGATGAAGCTCATGCGTGTCGTGAAATTTGGGCAGAACGGCCAGATTACGCTCGCTGAGCATCAAGAATCCGGGGATTTGAAACGGCGGGACGCAGCGCCCAGGGACGATGACCCCTTCAAATATTTTTCGCCGACCAGCGGCGGGCTTAAAAAGGTCAAGGCCAGACAGGTGCGCATCGACGAGATCGGGCGCGTACTCGATCCCGGCTTCCCGGCGCGCACGGCCCGCCGCAAGACGCGCAAGCGGACCTGACGGGTAGCGGCGGGGGCCGGGGATGGATCGGATCGTCGATATCGCCACGGACGGCCGCCATCTGTCCACCTATCGCGGTTTCCTGATCGTATCCGAAGAGCGGGTGGAAGTCGGGCGGGTGCCGCTGGACGATGTCACCGCCGTCATCGTTCATGCGCATGGCGTCACCTGGTCCACCAACCTGATCGTCGCGCTGGCGCAGCGGGGCGCGGTGATGCTGCTGTGCGGCAGCAATCATGCCCCCGTCGCCGTCTGCCTGCCGCTGGACGGGCATCATGCCCAGAACAGCCGGATGCGGGCGCAGTGGGAGGCAGGAAAGCCGCTGTCCAAGCAACTCTGGCGGCGCATCATCATCGCCAAGATACGCTGGCAGGCGGCCGTGCTGGAGGCCAATGGCGTATCCGCCTCCGCCTTCGACCTGCTGGCGCGGCGCGTTGGATCGGGCGATCCGGACAATGTCGAGGCGCAGGCGGCGCGGCGTTACTGGCCGCTGCTGATGGGGGAAGGCTTTCGGCGCGACCGCGATGCCGAGGGCGTCAACGCCCTGCTCAACTATGGCTATACGGTGTTGCGATCGCTGTGCGCGCGCGCCGTCGTCGCATCCGGCCTGCATCCCTCGATTGGCGTGCATCACGCCAACCGGACCAACGCCTTTGCCCTGGCCGACGATCTGATCGAACCGTTCCGGCCGCTGGTCGATGCATTGGCCGTGCGCATCTTAGCGCGCGGGATAGAGGGCGTGACGCCGGAGGCCAAGCGCGCCTTTGCCGGATTGATCGCGCTCGACCTGCCCGGCGCGGACGGCACCACCACGGTGGCAGGCGCCGCCAATCGCGCCGCGCAAAGCCTGGCCCGCGCCTTTCAGAGCGGGCAGGCGGCCGACATCATCCTGCCCGTTCCGCCATCCGCGCTGGAACTGGCAGGACTTGATTCGTTGCTCGCATGAGCGCCACCCAATTGAGCGGATACCGGCTGATGTGGATATTTGAACCGCGCCGGATTTGCCGGAGGCGTTGGGTTGTGAGTCACGCTGCCATATCGATGTTGTCCGCGGCAGCATAATATTGATCTTCGGCTTCGGCAGGCGGGATGTTGCCGATAGGCTCCAGCAGCCGGCGATTGTTGAACCAGTCGACCCATTCGAGCGTGGCATACTCGACCGCTTCGAAGCTGCGCCACGGTCCTCGCCGGTGGATCACCTCGGCTTTGTAAAGGCCGTTGATCGTCTCAGCCAAAGCATTGTCGTAGCTGTCGCCGACGCTGCCGACAGACGGCTCGATCCCGGCTTCGGCGAGGCGCTCGGTGTATTTGATGGACACGTATTGCGACCCGCGGTCGCTATGATGGATGAGGCCGCCCCGATGGGCCGGCCGTCGATCATAAAGCGCCTGTTCCAGCGCATCGAGGACGAAGCTTGCGTGCGCTGTCCTGCTGGCTCGCCAGCCTACAATCCGCCTGGCGTAGGTATCGATGATGAAAGCGACGTAAACGAAGCCGGCCCAGGTCGCGACATAGGTAAAGTCGGATACCCACAGCATGTTCGGCGCTGGCGCGTAGAACCTGCGGTTAACGTGATCGAGCGGGCAAGCTGCTGCCTTGTCGCTGATGGTCGTGCGCACTGGCTTGCCCCGGATCACTCCGGCCAAGCCCATCTCGCGCATCAGCCGGGCGACCGTACAGCGGGCGACGGGCACGCCCTCCCGCATCATCTGCCGCCACACCTTGCGCACGCCGTAGACCGCGAAGTTCTCGGCGAACACGCGCGCGATCTCCGGCTTGAGGGCCGCATCCCGCCGCGCCCGCGCCGACAAGCGTGTCGGATCCTGTCGCTGCGCGACGCGCTCGTGATAAGTGGATGGGGCGATCGGCAGGACGCGGCAGATCGGCTCGACCCCATAGGCATCGCGGTGATCGTCAATGAACGCAATCATCGCCGAAACGGGCGGTCGAGCTCCGCCTGAGCAAAATATGCCGATGCCTTGCGGAGAATCTCATTGGCCTGCCGCAGTTCGCGAACCTCGCGCTCCAGCGCCTTCACCCTGTCGGCAATTTCGGCTGGGACACCCGCCCGCTTACCGCTGTCGACCTCAGCCTTCTTCACCCACTCATGCAGCGTCGGCGGTGAGCAGCCGATCTTCTCGGCAATCGATACCACCGCGGCCCAGCGCGATGGGTAATCCCGCTCGTGATCCAGCACCATCCGGATCGCTCGCTCGCGTACTTCCGGCGCAAATTTGTTCGTCGTCTTGCTCATATCGGCTCCATCTACTCAAGAGTTGGAGCCTCCGACAAACCCGGCGCGGTTCAATTCGTGATGTTCGACCTGCCCGTGACGACAAAAGAACAGGCCCGCGCGGCCACCAAATTTCGCGAGTTTTTGCTGGATGAAGGTTTTGAAAAAAGCCAGTTTTCCGTCTATGCTCGCTTCTGCAACGGCAAGGAACAGTTCGAAACCTACATGCGCCGAGTTGAATCGCGCCTGCCCGATCGTGGTGACGTTCACATCCTCAGCTTCACGGACCGCCAATATGAAAATATCGTGCGATTTTCAGGACAACGCCGGAGGCGGCAGCAGAAAAATCCGGATCAGCTTGCGCTATTCTAATGATTCGCGGGAATTTTTCCTGGCTGGATCAGCGGATATTGCGTTGCCTTTCAACACGATACCCACTGATCCATCATAACCGCTCAGAGATCGCGGTCCAGCGGCAACGAGAATTGCGAGGACGACAATCTCCTCGCGATCATAACCGCTCAGAGATCGCGGTCCAGCGGCAACGCTTAGCCGCACTGGCAGCGGTACCTTTTGATCATAACCGCTCAGAGATCGCGGTCCAGCGGCAACGCAATTTTGACGTAGGCGGTGGCCGTCTTCATCATAACCGCTCAGAGATCGCGGTCCAGCGGCAACAGCTTTTCCTTGAACCAGTTGGCGACCGAAATCATAACCGCTCAGAGATCGCGGTCCAGCGGCAACCGTCCTGGTCGCCACCCTTCGCCGCTGCCGATCATAACCGCTCAGAGATCGCGGTCCAGCGGCAACCAACGCGTGTTTGCAGGGTCTAGTCGCTCGATCATAACCGCTCAGAGATCGCGGTCCAGCGGCAACGTTAGCCAAACGGAATGGCGTTAGAGCATAATCATAACCGCTCAGAGATCGCGGTCCAGCGGCAACCGCAAGACGCCGCGCTATTTCAAGCCGGTCATCATAACCGCTCAGAGATCGCGGTCCAGCGGCAACCCGCCTTTCGAGCAGCTGGCGCGCGCGAAAATCATAACCGCTCAGAGATCGCGGTCCAGCGGCAACGCGCTCTACGTTGTAAAACGGCGAAAATTCATCATAACCGCTCAGAGATCGCGGTCCAGCGGCAACCCCACGGTCGATGCATTGGCCTTGTTGTTGATCATAACCGCTCAGAGATCGCGGTCCAGCGGCAACAAGCGCAGGCATTGCCATGCGATGGTGCTGATCATAACCGCTCAGAGATCGCGGTCCAGCGGCAACCATGCGACGCGAAGATCTGCGCGAACTGCGATCATAACCGCTCAGAGATCGCGGTCCAGCGGCAACACCGCCGTGGACTTGGCCATGGATGGCAAGATCATAACCGCTCAGAGATCGCGGTCCAGCGGCAACGCATCCGTTGGCGGCTTCACGCTGCGCGAAATCATAACCGCTCAGAGATCGCGGTCCAGCGGCAACATGAGTGTCATCCGCACCATCATCAACAGTATCATAACCGCTCAGAGATCGCGGTCCAGCGGCAACCTGCGCCCGCGATGCCGCCTCGCGCCGGGCATCATAACCGCTCAGAGATCGCGGTCCAGCGGCAACAGTGTCGAGCCGCCATATCGGTTCGCCCCAATCATAACCGCTCAGAGATCGCGGTCCAGCGGCAACCGACAAAGGCGACGGTCATAGAGCCATATTATCATAACCGCTCAGAGATCGCGGTCCAGCGGCAACTGCGAGCTTGCCGATCAGTAACGTGCCAACATCATAACCGCTCAGAGATCGCGGTCCAGCGGCAACCTAATGTTCCATTGGCGGAGGCGACGCAGAATCATAACCGCTCAGAGATCGCGGTCCAGCGGCAACCCGGTTGCGCGCTAGCCTTGGCGAAGATGAATCATAACCGCTCAGAGATCGCGGTCCAGCGGCAACCGTGGCAATCGCGAGCGATGGCGATGATTTATCATAACCGCTCAGAGATCGCGGTCCAGCGGCAACCCGTTATGCCGCCTAATCCTGTGCTGTAGAATCATAACCGCTCAGAGATCGCGGTCCAGCGGCAACCGTGACCGTCTCGTCGTCTACTTCCTCATTATCATAACCGCTCAGAGATCGCGGTCCAGCGGCAACTGCGCCGTCTCTATGCGCGCATTTCTGCCGATCATAACCGCTCAGAGATCGCGGTCCAGCGGCAACACGCGAGATGATGGCGCTCGGCGAAGAGATATCATAACCGCTCAGAGATCGCGGTCCAGCGGCAACGCCAGGCGCGCAGCGACGCGGCCCCCGGGTATCATAACCGCTCAGAGATCGCGGTCCAGCGGCAACCGGTTGCACCAACTGAGAGCATCATCGTCATCATAACCGCTCAGAGATCGCGGTCCAGCGGCAACTATGTCCCGGCGTGCTTCACCCGGCGATGCGATCATAACCGCTCAGAGATCGCGGTCCAGCGGCAACACTGGCAGCAACTAACCATCGCGGCGCATATCATAACCGCTCAGAGATCGCGGTCCAGCGGCAACTCACCCCAAGAGCCGCAACTGTATTGGATATCATAACCGCTCAGAGATCGCGGTCCAGCGGCAACCTCGCCATCCTTGGCGAAGGCGACGATCGAATCATAACCGCTCAGAGATCGCGGTCCAGCGGCAACGACACATGGTTCGGGTTCACGCGCCGGGCGATCATAACCGCTCAGAGATCGCGGTCCAACGGCAACTGTGCAATCGAGCAGAGCGCGGTGACACGCATCATAACCGCTCAGAGATCGCGGTCCAGCGGCAACTCCCTGTGACGTGATCCAGTTGGCGGCGTGATCATAACCGCTCAGAGATCGCGGTCCAGCGGCAACACCAGACGCAGCCGTTCCTGACCATCGCTGATCATAACCGCTCCGATATCGCCTTCCCCCTTCATCTTCCCCCTCGCTTGTTCTATGCCCGCAATCCAATTCCCAAGGGGACGTCGTTTTGATCCTGGACCTTGCCGCCGCCGCTTCGGGCGCCATTCGCTTTGAAGATCTGGGGCTGGACCCCGTTGCCCTCAATCTGGGCTTCTTCACGCTGAAATGGTACAGCCTTGCCTATCTGGCGGGTATCCTGATCGGCTATTGGTATCTGCTCAAACTGGTCGCCCAGCCCGGATCGCCGATGGGGCGTCGCCATGCCGACGACATGATCTTCTATGCGACGCTGGGCATCATCATCGGTGGGCGGCTGGCCTATGTGATCTTTTACCAGCCTGAAATCCTCAGCCATCCGCTCGACATCTTCAAATTGTGGAATGGCGGCATGTCTTTCCATGGCGGGGCGGTGGGCGTGTCGCTGGGCATTCTCTACATGGCGTGGAAGGAGAAGCTCAGCTGGTTGCGCATCCATGACTATGTCGCCTGCGTGGTGCCGTTCGGGCTGTTCTTTGGGCGTCTCGCCAATTTCGTGAACGGGGAGTTGTGGGGCAAGGAAACCGACGTGCCCTGGGCGATCATCTTCCCGACCGGCGGCCCCTACCCCCGGCACCCCAGCCAGTTGTACGAAGCCGGGCTGGAGGGGATCGTCCTGTTCCTCATCCTGGCCTTCGCCTTCTGGAAGACCCGTGCGCGGTATAAGCCGGGCATGCTGGTCGGCATATTCCTGCTGGGCTATGGCTGCTTCCGCTTTGGCGTGGAATATGTCCGAGAAGCCGACGCGCAGTTGATGGAGTTCGCCGCGCGGACCGGCCTGCATATGGGACAATGGCTGTGCGTGCCGATGATCCTGGGCGGCCTCTATCTGATCGGCACCGCCGGTCGGCGTCGCGTGCGGGTGGAGCCGATCGCGGGCAGCGCCAGTGTCGGCTGAACCGGTCGCGCTGGCCGATCGGCTGGCGCGACAGATCGCGTCGGGCGGGCCGATTTCGGTCGCCCATTATATCGCCGAAGCGAACCAGCATTATTATGCCACCCGCGATCCGCTGGGCGCGGAGGGCGACTTTACGACGGCGCCGGAAATCAGCCAGATGTTCGGCGAACTGGTAGGGCTGGCCCTCGCCGACATCTGGATGCGGTCGGGTCGCCGCCCCGATCCGGCCTATGTCGAACTTGGCCCCGGTCGAGGCACATTGGCGGCGGATGCGTTGCGGGCGATGGAGCGGGCCGCGCTCGCGCCGAAAATGCATCTGGTCGAAACCAGCCCGACTTTACGCGAGCGGCAGAGCGCCATGCTGCCCCATGTTGTCCATCATGACACGATCGACAGCCTGCCCGACACCGGCCCGCTGCTGGTGGTCGCCAACGAATTTTTCGACGCCCTGCCCGTCCGCCAGTGCATCCGCGTCGGCGACGAATGGCGTGAGCGGGTCGTCGTCAGTCGAGAGGCGGCGGGCCGCTTCCTGCCCGTACCCGGATACCGCCGCATCGAATCCGGGCTGCCGTCCTTTGCCGTGGATGCGCCCGAAGGCGCGATCCTGGAATCGCCGATCGTCGGCGCGGGCATCGCCTATGCGCTGGCCCATCGTATCGCCAAGCAGGGCGGCGCGGCGATCATCATCGATTATGGCTATGAAGGCCCGGCGCTGGGCGACACGTTGCAGGCGGTCAGGGCGCACCAGTTCGCCGACCCTTTCACCGATCCGGGCGAGGTGGACCTGACCACCCATGTCGATTTCACGATATTGGGCAATATGGCGCGGCAGGCGGGATTGCGGGTGCATGGGCCGGTCGGCCAAGGCGATTATCTGCGCCAGCTGGGCATCGAGGCGCGTGCCGACCAGCTGGCCCGCACCGCCCCGGCCCGCGCCGCAGAGGTGGAGGCCGCACGCCATCGCCTGACCGACGGTGCGGAGATGGGGATGTTATTCAAGGCGATGGCCTGGACCCATCCCGACTG from Sphingobium sp. HWE2-09 includes:
- the cas9 gene encoding type II CRISPR RNA-guided endonuclease Cas9 (Cas9, originally named Csn1, is the large, multifunctional signature protein of type II CRISPR/Cas systems. It is well known even to general audiences because its RNA-guided endonuclease activity has made it a popular tool for custom editing of eukaryotic genomes.) — translated: MTDSKVWRLGADLGANSLGWAAIELDAPVDGKPIGILAAGSRIFSDGRDPKSGASLAVDRRDARAMRRRRDRFQQRQRALIKYLIADGLFPADDGARQEMAAIDPYAVRARALDEALTLPELGRALFHLNQRRGFKSNRKADRKADDDAGKIAVGIDRTRDAIAEDEAEAGAEPGSWTYGKWLYERRLAGKSVRTRLRPESGEGVKGDGYDFYPGRALMEEEFDAIWEAQAPHHPAVLTDAVYKRLREIIFYQRPLKAPRIGMCTLIAGDPRLPKAHPLFQRRRLLEELNALMIVRPGEVAQRLTHEERDILFLKLKDKGKVSFESLRKTLKLDPDARFNKESENRTDLKGDEVAAAMGAKTRFGNRWVHLSVEAQWDVIARIGEVESDAEDAAFRTWLSETYDLTTEQARAVLNAPLPQGYGRFGLTATSRLIDALRDGEKDGRVLVYSEAVTAAGLGHHSDLRTGEIFEDDEGRPQLPYYGVALERHIMPGTGDPSHSDEMRVGRLTNPTVHIGLNQLRRIVNRLIRAYGPPAEIAIELARELKLTDEDKKRINRENNDNRLAAERRSEKLLAIGQADSGANRALLKLWEELNPANVLDRRCIYSGQQISIEMLFSAAIEVDHILPFTATLDDSNGNKILCMREANREKRKRSPYEAWGHTARWEEIAARAAQLPKNKRWRFEPDAMEKFKDESGFQARHLVDTQYLARLSREYLGTLYPDKGEGSGHIWVSPGRLTEMVRRKLGLNDLLPDHNFGGGADQAKNRLDHRHHAIDAVVVAIVDRGMLNAIARVSGQEGAEGRERIKIPDPWEGFRDHLRTAVNAITVSHRTDHGTASKAGLPKGQDATAGRLHNDTAYGFTGETDAKGNSIVVRRVPLTSFKKLSDLDRVRDADLKAALYQHLDGLEGKAFEKAIGEFGVREWHPYGGVRRVRVVEPLTVIPIRDRNGHIYKGYKGDSNYRYDVWELPDGKWVANWRDQDGQAMSSVVSMFDAHQGAELPRPHPAARKVLSLHQNDLLAIEREGEAMKLMRVVKFGQNGQITLAEHQESGDLKRRDAAPRDDDPFKYFSPTSGGLKKVKARQVRIDEIGRVLDPGFPARTARRKTRKRT
- the lgt gene encoding prolipoprotein diacylglyceryl transferase, with the translated sequence MILDLAAAASGAIRFEDLGLDPVALNLGFFTLKWYSLAYLAGILIGYWYLLKLVAQPGSPMGRRHADDMIFYATLGIIIGGRLAYVIFYQPEILSHPLDIFKLWNGGMSFHGGAVGVSLGILYMAWKEKLSWLRIHDYVACVVPFGLFFGRLANFVNGELWGKETDVPWAIIFPTGGPYPRHPSQLYEAGLEGIVLFLILAFAFWKTRARYKPGMLVGIFLLGYGCFRFGVEYVREADAQLMEFAARTGLHMGQWLCVPMILGGLYLIGTAGRRRVRVEPIAGSASVG
- the cas1 gene encoding type II CRISPR-associated endonuclease Cas1, whose product is MDRIVDIATDGRHLSTYRGFLIVSEERVEVGRVPLDDVTAVIVHAHGVTWSTNLIVALAQRGAVMLLCGSNHAPVAVCLPLDGHHAQNSRMRAQWEAGKPLSKQLWRRIIIAKIRWQAAVLEANGVSASAFDLLARRVGSGDPDNVEAQAARRYWPLLMGEGFRRDRDAEGVNALLNYGYTVLRSLCARAVVASGLHPSIGVHHANRTNAFALADDLIEPFRPLVDALAVRILARGIEGVTPEAKRAFAGLIALDLPGADGTTTVAGAANRAAQSLARAFQSGQAADIILPVPPSALELAGLDSLLA
- a CDS encoding IS3 family transposase (programmed frameshift), translating into MSKTTNKFAPEVRERAIRMVLDHERDYPSRWAAVVSIAEKIGCSPPTLHEWVKKAEVDSGKRAGVPAEIADRVKALEREVRELRQANEILRKASAYFCSGGARPPVSAMIAFIDDHRDAYGVEPICRVLPIAPSTYHERVAQRQDPTRLSARARRDAALKPEIARVFAENFAVYGVRKVWRQMMREGVPVARCTVARLMREMGLAGVIRGKPVRTTISDKAAACPLDHVNRRFYAPAPNMLWVSDFTYVATWAGFVYVAFIIDTYARRIVGWRASRTAHASFVLDALEQALYDRRPAHRGGLIHHSDRGSQYVSIKYTERLAEAGIEPSVGSVGDSYDNALAETINGLYKAEVIHRRGPWRSFEAVEYATLEWVDWFNNRRLLEPIGNIPPAEAEDQYYAAADNIDMAA
- the cas2 gene encoding CRISPR-associated endonuclease Cas2, which codes for MFDLPVTTKEQARAATKFREFLLDEGFEKSQFSVYARFCNGKEQFETYMRRVESRLPDRGDVHILSFTDRQYENIVRFSGQRRRRQQKNPDQLALF
- a CDS encoding class I SAM-dependent methyltransferase, coding for MSAEPVALADRLARQIASGGPISVAHYIAEANQHYYATRDPLGAEGDFTTAPEISQMFGELVGLALADIWMRSGRRPDPAYVELGPGRGTLAADALRAMERAALAPKMHLVETSPTLRERQSAMLPHVVHHDTIDSLPDTGPLLVVANEFFDALPVRQCIRVGDEWRERVVVSREAAGRFLPVPGYRRIESGLPSFAVDAPEGAILESPIVGAGIAYALAHRIAKQGGAAIIIDYGYEGPALGDTLQAVRAHQFADPFTDPGEVDLTTHVDFTILGNMARQAGLRVHGPVGQGDYLRQLGIEARADQLARTAPARAAEVEAARHRLTDGAEMGMLFKAMAWTHPDWADPAGFERT